One genomic region from Quercus robur chromosome 4, dhQueRobu3.1, whole genome shotgun sequence encodes:
- the LOC126722697 gene encoding uncharacterized protein LOC126722697, whose product MPNEILKHRINYKYMVIETDKHVKIMFDKLERIGEVTNIELYIQLEPRAVWEEDIQQTTTSLQVMVPDAQYEYSTHVEDDYVHADGDVHVDGDDDDDDDDDDDDDYVDETTAINNDDDDDDDDYVDENIAINGEDFVDRDEYEDTIGRDLGDFERDIDDDQTLDGSEPYVDNVISVQNITNTIPAYAPPALSFSANTWEHMVDPSHIDMPFVSTWREGMNLCKGLTFANKEEVKHVLTICALKENKHFTIIRSTTKKLCAKCVHESCKWYVCAVMKPDLHKLWMVTVYVGPHTCIATGVRNDGRMMSCNFIASDIHKKLCEDHTIPVKHLRSMIETKYSGQKPSYYKVWDAKQKAIAMMFGNWEESYQRLQKLLMAYIDQDPTTQVFYRITSTDEDDTVLLHYVFWSFGPCISGFKYCKPVISIDGTHLYGKYQGKLLVAMATDANNKVFPLAFAVVDCESGSSWRWFLQCLRDTIGHVIPKEGICIISDRHLGIKNAIANWPRREDGSTPVFHRYCLRHVVSNFNTHFQNSTLKSTALKAGYATQVEIEAIRNKKKVTGKDGKEKNQDYLPYTYLMGESVDMWSQSHDGGRRFGAMTTNISECFNGVLKGARGLPIAALVEFTWNKVVQYFHDRRKEYHFEFSEGKKWSEYANRTWDANKCKSEKHYLKPFSNEELIFQVVTQLNTCSAGGGNHSYEVRLQEKKCSCGKWQNIGIPCSHAIRVCDYLHIDSTTYIHPCYGLNNALNTYEHAFVIPKSQSLWRDPIGPKWLPNPALLRAKGRPVKSRIRNEMDGVRNKNREPGWRREDADFIESQPKQTCGLCHVSRHNRRKCPQSRGASTSGHVPD is encoded by the exons ATGCCAAACGAAATCTTGAAGCATCGGATTAATTACAAGTATATGGTGATAGAAACAGACAAACATGTAAAGATCATGTTTGACAAGTTGGAAAGAATAGGTGAAGTAACTAACATTGAGTTGTACATACAATTGGAGCCGCGTGCAGTTTGGGAAGAGGATATCCAACAAACGACTACAAGCTTACAGGTTATGGTTCCAGATGCTCAATATGAGTATTCTACACATGTAGAGGATGATTATGTTCATGCCGATGGTGATGTTCatgttgatggtgatgatgatgatgatgatgatgatgatgatgatgatgactatGTTGATGAGACTACTGCCATTAAcaatgatgatgacgatgatgacgACGACTATGTTGATGAGAATATTGCCATTAATGGTGAAGATTTTGTGGATAGAGATGAGTATGAAGACACGATTGGCAGAGACCTTGGGGACTTTGAGAGGGACATTGATGACGATCAGACATTGGATGGTAGTGAACCTTATGTAGACAATGTCATTAGTGTCCAAAACATTACGAATACAATCCCTGCCTACGCACCTCCTGCATTGTCATTCTCTGCAAATACTTGGGAACATATGGTTGATCCTTCACATATTGATATGCCATTTGTGTCTACTTGGAGAGAGGGGATGAATTTGtgcaaagggttgacttttgccaATAAAGAGGAGGTGAAGCACGTATTAACAATTTGTGCcctcaaggaaaacaaacattttacGATCATTAGGTCGACGACGAAAAAACTTTGTGCAAAATGCGTGCATGAGTCATGCAAGTGGTATGTCTGCGCAGTTATGAAGCCCGATCTCCACAAACTATGGATGGTCACCGTGTATGTGGGTCCTCACACGTGTATAGCGACTGGGGTGCGAAATGATGGTAGAATGAtgagttgtaattttattgCATCAGACATCCATAAGAAGTTATGTGAGGATCACACTATCCCAGTTAAGCATCTCAGATCCATGATAGAGACGAAATATAGTGGGCAGAAGCCTTCTTACTACAAGGTATGGGATGCGAAACAAAAGGCGATTGCGATGATGTTTGGGAATTGGGAAGAGTCTTACCAAAGATTGCAAAAATTGCTAATGGCATATATTGATCAGGACCCGACTACCCAAGTGTTCTATCGTATCACATCCACCGATGAAGATGACACCGTATTGTTGCATTATGTGTTTTGGTCTTTCGGTCCATGCATATCAGGATTCAAATACTGCAAGCCGGTTATCAGTATTGATGGGACCCATCTGTATGGTAAATATCAGGGAAAGTTGTTGGTCGCAATGGCAACTGACGCTAACAACAAGGTATTCCCTCTCGCGTTTGCTGTTGTGGATTGTGAGTCAGGGTCCAGTTGGAGGTGGTTTTTACAGTGCCTCCGAGATACGATTGGCCACGTGATACCTAAGGAAGGCATTTGCATAATTTCTGACCGACATCTCGGTATCAAAAACGCCATTGCAAACTGGCCTAGAAGGGAAGATGGAAGTACACCAGTATTTCATagatattgccttcgacatgttgtTAGCAACTTCAACACCCATTTTCAGAACTCAACTCTAAAGTCAACGGCGTTGAAAGCGGGATATGCTACTCAG GTGGAAATTGAGGCCATTAGGAATAAGAAGAAGGTGACGGGGAAGGATGGCAAggaaaagaatcaagattatctTCCATACACATACCTAATGGGCGAGTCTGTGGATATGTGGAGCCAGTCACATGATGGTGGGAGACGTTttggggcaatgacaaccaatataTCAGAGTGTTTCAATGGTGTACTGAAAGGTGCACGAGGTCTTCCTATTGCCGCATTAGTTGAGTTCACTTGGAACAAAGTTGTTCAATATTTCCATGACCGGCGTAAAGAATACCATTTTGAGTTCTCAGAGGGTAAGAAATGGAGTGAATATGCCAATCGTACGTGGGATGCAAATAAGTGTAAATCTGAGAAACATTATCTCAAGCCATTTAGCAATGAAGAGCTGATATTTCAAGTAGTTACCCAACTCAACACATGTAGCGCAGGAGGGGGAAACCACAGTTATGAAGTTCGgttacaggaaaaaaaatgcagttGTGGGAAATGGCAAAACATAGGGATCCCCTGTTCACATGCAATTAGAGTATGTGACTATTTACATATTGATTCGACCACATATATTCACCCATGTTATGGCTTGAACAATGCCCTTAACACTTATGAGCATGCATTTGTGATTCCAAAGTCGCAGTCGTTGTGGCGGGATCCCATAGGGCCAAAGTGGTTGCCTAATCCAGCATTGTTGCGGGCTAAAGGTCGACCAGTGAAGTCGAGAATAAGGAATGAGATGGATGGGGTAAGGAATAAGAATCGAGAACCGGGATGGCGGAGGGAGGATGCAGATTTCATAGAGAGTCAACCCAAGCAGACATGTGGACTGTGTCATGTTTCCAGGCATAACCGCAGAAAATGTCCGCAGTCCCGTGGCGCTTCCACCAGCGGTCATGTTCCAGACTAG
- the LOC126722703 gene encoding GPN-loop GTPase QQT2-like yields the protein MSSIRIYGQLVCLLFLVLEFTVKAIEASAEADLDKRWAEKQRLEEDRRKENFDKLRKDMEKSGGETVVLSTGLKDKGDRSKTMMDEEDEEIEDDDDDDYEIPMMMKML from the coding sequence ATGAGTTCTATAAGAATTTACGGTCAGTTGGTGTGTCTGCTGTTTCTGGTGCTGGAATTTACGGTCAAGGCCATTGAAGCAAGTGCCGAGGCTGATCTTGACAAGAGATGGGCAGAGAAGCAACGTTTGGAGGAAGATCGCAGGAAGGAGAACTTCGATAAATTGAGGAAGGATATGGAGAAATCTGGGGGAGAAACTGTTGTCTTGAGCACTGGTCTGAAGGACAAAGGAGATAGGAGTAAAACCATGATggatgaggaagatgaagaaatagaagatgatgatgatgatgattatgagATCCCtatgatgatgaagatgctatag